From one Actinomycetota bacterium genomic stretch:
- a CDS encoding WD40 repeat domain-containing protein, protein MPGMSDPTMQSLLGSVERVDGLPGLPADLSWSPDGTRLAAGLGDGPVVIIAAGGSPDAISVLAGHDGGTTSVAWRPRDADLVASGGLDGAIRVWSASGAHAARVQEVSPIDWVQRVAWRGDGALLAGIAGRALVVLDDDGITRRFDDHESTLTDLAWHPRGRAIAVSHYGGLTSWSPRHADGTPRRFRWKGSSLRLAWSPDGRHVATGDQDSTVHFWIMKNGKDLQMWGYPRKVQELSWDSLGRHLATGGGPEVIVWDCSGAGPAGTEPLVLDVDGTPLVAVAFAPAGRAMAAVTDGGTLAVWDMRAPISAGGQVELPAAATALAWSPDGRRVAVGDAGGGVSVAGIAA, encoded by the coding sequence ATGCCGGGCATGAGCGATCCCACCATGCAGTCGTTGCTCGGCAGTGTCGAGCGGGTGGATGGCCTTCCGGGGCTGCCCGCCGACCTCTCGTGGTCACCGGACGGGACCAGGCTCGCGGCGGGCCTCGGCGACGGGCCCGTGGTCATCATCGCGGCCGGTGGTAGCCCAGACGCCATCAGCGTCCTCGCCGGCCATGATGGCGGGACCACTTCCGTGGCATGGCGCCCGCGCGATGCGGACCTGGTGGCCAGCGGGGGCCTGGACGGGGCCATCCGCGTCTGGTCGGCGTCCGGTGCGCACGCGGCCCGCGTGCAGGAGGTGTCGCCCATCGATTGGGTGCAGCGCGTGGCCTGGCGTGGCGACGGTGCGCTACTCGCAGGCATCGCCGGTCGCGCCCTGGTCGTGCTGGACGACGATGGCATCACCCGCCGGTTCGACGACCACGAGAGCACCCTTACCGACTTGGCGTGGCATCCGCGTGGTCGCGCCATCGCCGTGAGCCACTACGGCGGACTCACGTCGTGGTCGCCACGCCATGCGGACGGCACCCCGCGCAGGTTCCGGTGGAAGGGGTCGTCCCTGCGCCTGGCATGGAGTCCGGACGGGCGGCATGTGGCCACCGGCGACCAGGACTCCACGGTGCACTTCTGGATCATGAAGAACGGCAAGGACCTGCAGATGTGGGGCTACCCGCGCAAGGTGCAAGAGCTCTCATGGGATTCCCTGGGCCGGCACCTCGCCACCGGCGGCGGACCCGAGGTAATCGTGTGGGATTGCTCCGGCGCCGGGCCCGCGGGAACGGAGCCCCTGGTGCTCGACGTCGACGGCACCCCCCTGGTGGCCGTGGCGTTCGCGCCCGCGGGTCGTGCGATGGCTGCCGTGACCGACGGGGGAACGCTGGCGGTATGGGACATGCGGGCCCCCATTTCTGCGGGTGGCCAGGTGGAACTGCCGGCGGCGGCAACGGCGCTGGCGTGGTCGCCCGACGGGCGACGGGTGGCCGTGGGCGATGCGGGGGGAGGGGTGAGCGTGGCGGGGATCGCAGCATGA
- a CDS encoding ATP-binding cassette domain-containing protein produces MTAHPPHGPRFPYGGRGHRDPVPGAPALVVHDLMVRYPGGITAVRSFSVRLERGQCGVLVGPNGCGKSSVLKAIAGIARPAAGEVRVFGNAVGACHHRTAYLPQVPEVAWAFPISVREMVMQGRDVHMGWLGRPRHADERAVDDALRRTGLEALATRSVDALSGGQRQRALLARALAQESELLLLDEPLTALDEDHRQAITRVINEALAQDAAVLMTTHHVDEARSAGHVIIPMRDGAIADGNALVAR; encoded by the coding sequence GTGACCGCGCATCCTCCGCACGGGCCGCGGTTCCCCTACGGAGGCCGCGGCCACCGCGATCCGGTGCCCGGTGCGCCCGCCCTCGTGGTGCATGACCTCATGGTGCGCTACCCCGGCGGCATCACGGCGGTGCGCAGCTTCAGCGTGAGGCTGGAGCGGGGTCAGTGCGGCGTGCTGGTGGGGCCCAACGGGTGCGGGAAGTCCTCGGTGCTCAAGGCTATCGCCGGCATCGCGCGTCCGGCTGCCGGCGAGGTGCGGGTATTCGGCAATGCGGTGGGCGCGTGCCACCACCGCACCGCGTACCTGCCGCAGGTGCCAGAGGTGGCATGGGCCTTCCCCATCTCGGTGCGCGAGATGGTGATGCAGGGACGCGATGTGCACATGGGCTGGCTGGGCCGCCCGCGGCACGCGGACGAGCGGGCCGTCGACGATGCGCTGCGTCGTACCGGCCTGGAGGCCCTTGCGACCCGGTCCGTGGATGCCCTGTCGGGTGGCCAGCGGCAGCGTGCCCTGCTGGCGCGGGCGCTGGCACAGGAATCTGAACTGCTGCTGCTGGACGAGCCGCTCACCGCGCTCGACGAGGACCACCGCCAGGCGATCACCCGCGTGATCAATGAGGCACTCGCGCAGGACGCCGCGGTGCTGATGACCACCCACCACGTGGACGAGGCACGGAGCGCGGGCCATGTGATCATCCCCATGAGGGATGGCGCCATCGCAGACGGGAATGCCCTGGTGGCCCGGTGA
- a CDS encoding GTP-binding protein, translating into MTTDDRVPVTVLTGFLGSGKTTLLNRILTEEHGKRIAVIENEFGEIGVDNDLVVNADEEIFEMNNGCICCTVRGDLIRILSTLMRRRERFDHILIETTGLADPGPVAQTFFMDDELAERLRLDGIVTVVDAKHVWQHVDDAPEVAEQVAFADVILVNKTDLVDPPDVDRLEGMLCTMNAVATVHRTTHGEVDIDAILAIGGFSLEHALEVDPAFLQPTYPFEWAGVFGAGDDDLVIDLDPGPDEAIDLLALSVSEASPAALDEVLAVATPVFTDGPAAIASGGVMVPGHTARLDVGDQGASIAVHSSGAVAIFTQHGPDEFRMRFRRGIAPTEPAAARGFAPDHEHDESVTSVGLTALGDLDEDRLKEWLGTLLQEKGVDIFRSKGVLSIAGEPRRYVFQGVHMLMDGTYGAAWGGDERRSTLVFIGRDLDREALEQGFAACRA; encoded by the coding sequence ATGACCACAGACGATCGCGTGCCGGTCACCGTTCTCACGGGCTTCCTGGGCTCGGGAAAGACAACCCTGCTCAACCGGATCCTCACCGAGGAACATGGAAAGCGCATTGCCGTGATCGAGAACGAGTTCGGTGAGATCGGCGTGGACAACGACCTCGTGGTGAACGCCGACGAGGAGATCTTCGAGATGAACAACGGGTGCATTTGCTGCACGGTGCGCGGTGACCTCATCCGGATCCTCTCCACGCTCATGCGCAGGCGCGAGAGGTTCGACCACATCCTCATCGAGACCACCGGGCTCGCGGATCCGGGACCCGTGGCGCAGACGTTCTTCATGGATGACGAGCTGGCTGAGCGGCTGCGGCTCGACGGCATCGTCACGGTGGTCGACGCCAAGCACGTGTGGCAGCACGTGGACGACGCACCCGAGGTGGCCGAGCAGGTGGCCTTTGCCGACGTCATCCTGGTCAACAAGACCGATCTTGTGGACCCGCCCGACGTGGACCGGCTGGAGGGCATGCTCTGCACCATGAATGCCGTTGCCACCGTTCACCGGACCACCCACGGCGAGGTCGATATCGACGCCATCCTCGCCATCGGTGGCTTCAGCCTGGAGCACGCGCTCGAGGTGGACCCGGCGTTCCTCCAGCCCACCTACCCGTTTGAGTGGGCGGGTGTCTTCGGCGCGGGTGACGACGACCTGGTCATCGACCTTGACCCCGGCCCCGATGAGGCCATCGACCTCCTCGCATTGTCGGTCAGCGAGGCCTCGCCTGCCGCGCTGGACGAGGTACTCGCCGTGGCGACGCCGGTCTTCACCGATGGGCCTGCGGCCATCGCCAGCGGCGGCGTGATGGTGCCTGGCCACACTGCCCGGCTGGACGTCGGCGATCAGGGCGCGAGCATCGCCGTGCATTCGTCGGGAGCAGTGGCGATCTTCACGCAGCATGGCCCCGATGAGTTCCGCATGAGGTTCCGTCGCGGCATCGCCCCCACAGAGCCTGCCGCAGCGAGGGGGTTCGCCCCCGACCACGAGCATGACGAGTCGGTGACCTCGGTGGGCCTTACCGCCCTCGGGGACCTCGACGAGGACAGGCTCAAGGAGTGGCTCGGAACGCTCCTGCAGGAGAAGGGAGTCGACATCTTCCGCAGCAAGGGCGTTCTGAGCATCGCGGGTGAGCCACGCCGCTACGTATTCCAGGGCGTGCACATGCTTATGGACGGCACGTACGGTGCTGCATGGGGTGGTGACGAACGCAGGAGCACCTTGGTGTTCATCGGTCGCGACCTGGACAGGGAGGCCCTGGAGCAGGGCTTCGCCGCATGCCGGGCATGA
- a CDS encoding transcriptional repressor: MMGAAARRAAPDRWLDRATDRFAAEGLRIGAARARALEVIARDATCLVTVQDLVRALRQDGGAGSQASVYRAVEHAHRLGLLRRELGADGAVRYEIVLPDEHHHHLVDDDSGEIVPFIDDDLEQALDQAARRLGVRMTSHEVRIRGVRP, translated from the coding sequence ATGATGGGCGCCGCCGCCCGGAGGGCAGCCCCAGATCGCTGGCTGGATCGTGCGACCGACCGGTTCGCGGCCGAGGGGCTTCGTATCGGCGCCGCACGGGCTCGGGCGCTCGAGGTGATCGCGCGCGATGCGACCTGCCTGGTCACCGTGCAGGACCTGGTTCGCGCGCTCCGGCAGGATGGCGGTGCCGGGTCGCAGGCATCGGTCTACCGCGCGGTGGAGCATGCGCACCGCCTGGGCCTGCTCCGTCGCGAGCTCGGGGCGGATGGGGCCGTGCGCTACGAGATCGTCCTTCCGGACGAACACCACCACCATCTCGTGGATGACGACTCCGGCGAGATCGTGCCGTTCATAGACGACGACCTCGAGCAGGCGCTCGATCAGGCTGCGAGGCGGCTGGGCGTGCGCATGACCTCCCATGAGGTGCGCATACGCGGGGTGCGACCCTAG
- a CDS encoding metal ABC transporter permease has protein sequence MRTGLLAAVLVSISCAAVGAHVVARRMSFLGDALAHTMLPGIVIAFLLGASLLGGALVAAVVTVLIIAAITRGGRVQEDAAIGVAFTGMFALGVMMLSTTNSFRDFTHILFGDILGVGDGDLVVLGIITGVVLLTLLMFRRELEVTAVDPGYARSFGLRPDRVRLGLLLLLAPTIVAGIQAVGVLLTTGLLIVPAAGAFLVTRRFRTTMLVAMLVGLGASVAGVLISYHAGVSTGATIALCACVGFGACMGIAALRSALATITSREVLE, from the coding sequence ATGCGCACCGGCCTTCTGGCCGCGGTGCTGGTGTCCATCTCGTGCGCGGCGGTGGGCGCGCACGTGGTCGCGCGCCGGATGTCGTTCCTGGGTGACGCCCTGGCCCACACCATGTTGCCGGGCATCGTGATCGCCTTCCTCCTGGGCGCCAGCCTGCTGGGCGGTGCGCTGGTGGCCGCCGTGGTGACCGTGCTCATCATCGCCGCCATCACCCGCGGGGGGCGCGTGCAGGAGGACGCCGCCATCGGCGTGGCGTTCACGGGCATGTTCGCCCTGGGCGTGATGATGCTGTCCACCACCAACAGCTTCCGCGACTTCACGCACATCCTCTTCGGGGACATCCTTGGCGTGGGGGATGGCGACCTGGTGGTGCTGGGCATCATCACGGGCGTCGTCCTGCTCACCCTGCTGATGTTCCGCCGTGAGCTCGAGGTGACGGCCGTCGACCCCGGCTACGCCCGGTCGTTCGGGTTGCGACCGGACCGGGTGCGGCTGGGGCTCCTCCTGCTGCTTGCCCCCACCATCGTCGCCGGAATCCAGGCGGTGGGCGTGCTGCTCACCACCGGGCTGCTCATCGTGCCCGCGGCCGGGGCGTTCCTCGTGACCCGCCGCTTTCGCACCACCATGCTCGTGGCCATGCTCGTCGGCCTCGGGGCCAGCGTGGCCGGCGTCCTCATCTCGTACCACGCCGGTGTGTCCACCGGCGCGACCATCGCCCTATGCGCATGCGTGGGCTTCGGCGCGTGCATGGGCATCGCCGCGCTGCGAAGTGCGCTCGCAACCATAACTTCACGGGAGGTACTCGAATGA